A portion of the Cervus elaphus chromosome X, mCerEla1.1, whole genome shotgun sequence genome contains these proteins:
- the ARMCX1 gene encoding armadillo repeat-containing X-linked protein 1, producing MGRTREAGCVAAGVVIGAGACYCVYRLTWGRDNEIIWNEDDDEEEESRDISETGKGAKANAGAGAGARLQGDSKAKAEVAVELKSGPDVKAEAHSKAESGGGLEAKAKALFSTLKEQASAKASKAAKLGTIFGTRALAPGLPCPGVRGGGCHPVRNGARAGSKASGKSKGRTRNKSTRTPALLWPVRKGKFNFPYKIDDILGATDLQKVLNILERSNDPFIQEVALVTLGNNAAYSFNQNAIRELGGLPIIAKLIKTKDPIIREKAYNVLNNLSVNSENQGKIKTYISQVCDDTMICRLDSAVQMAGLRLLTNMTVTNHYQHLLSYSFPDFFALLFLGNYFTKIQIMKLIINFTENPAMTRELVSCKVPSELISLFNKEWDREILLNILTLFENINDNIKNEGLASSRKEFSRSSLFFLFKESGVCVKKIKALANHSDLVVKVKVLKVLTKL from the coding sequence ATGGGCCGAACTCGGGAAGCTGGCTGCGTGGCTGCTGGTGTGGTGATCGGGGCTGGAGCCTGCTACTGTGTATACAGGCTGACCTGGGGAAGAGATAACGAGATCATCTGGAACGAGGATGACGATGAGGAGGAGGAATCTCGCGATATTTCAGAGACTGGGAAAGGAGCTAAGGCTAATgctggggcaggggctggagcCAGACTTCAGGGTGACTCAAAGGCCAAGGCTGAGGTAGCTGTGGAACTCAAGAGTGGACCTGATGTAAAGGCAGAGGCCCACTCAAAGGCCGAGAGTGGAGGTGGCCTAGAGGCCAAGGCCAAGGCCCTTTTCAGCACTCTGAAGGAACAGGCAAGTGCAAAGGCAAGCAAAGCTGCCAAGTTGGGTACCATCTTTGGGACCAGGGCCCTCGCACCTGGTTTACCCTGCCCAGGAGTCAGGGGTGGAGGCTGCCACCCTGTGAGGAATGGAGCTAGGGCTGGGAGCAAGGCTAGTGGCAAGTCCAAGGGAAGGACCAGAAATAAGAGCACCAGGACTCCAGCTTTGTTATGGCCTGTTCGAAAGGGCAAGTTCAACTTTCCCTATAAAATTGATGATATTCTGGGTGCTACTGACCTTCAGAAGGTCCTTAACATCTTAGAAAGATCTAATGATCCTTTTATTCAAGAAGTAGCCTTGGTCACTCTGGGTAACAATGCAGCGTATTCATTTAACCAAAATGCCATTCGCGAATTGGGTGGTCTCCCAATTATTGCAAAACTGATAAAAACGAAAGATCCCATTATTAGGGAAAAGGCATACAATGTCCTTAATAACTTGAGTGTGAATTCGGAAAATCAGGGCAAGATTAAGACATATATCAGTCAAGTGTGTGATGACACCATGATCTGTCGTTTGGACTCAGCTGTGCAGATGGCTGGTCTAAGACTGTTAACCAACATGACTGTGACTAATCATTACCAGCATTTgctttcctattcttttccagaCTTTTTTGCTTTGTTATTCCTGGGAAATTACTTCACCAAGATTCAGATTATGAAATTAATCATAAACTTTACTGAAAATCCAGCCATGACAAGAGAACTGGTGAGTTGTAAAGTGCCATCAGAATTGATTTCCCTCTTTAATAAAGAATGGGACAGAGAGATTCTTCTTAATATCCTTACCCTATTTGAGAATATAAATGACAACATAAAAAATGAAGGGCTTGCCTCATCCAGGAAAGAATTCAGCAGAAgttcactttttttcttattcaaagAATCTGGAGTGTGTGTCAAGAAAATCAAAGCATTAGCAAATCACAGTGATCTGGTCGTGAAAGTAAAAGTCCTAAAGGTATTGACCAAACTCTAA